In Bernardetia litoralis DSM 6794, the genomic window CTACTTTATAGTATGCCAAAAGTAATGTAATATCACTCAAAGTTTGAGCTTGATTGCATTTCTCTGTCAGTTTTTGTAGATAAACTGGTGTATAAGAAACTTCAAGTTTGTCTAATAAAATACTTATGATAGTTTTCATTGTATGTAATTTTTATGAAGTTGATGTTTTTAATACTTAAAATCTAAAAAAATTGTTTATGCCATATTATAAAGCATAAACAATTTTTAAAGGTTCTAATAAGTAAATCAAAACTTATCAATTAGATGTAGTTTTTTTGATAAAAACCATTGATTTATTATTTAGTCCCTTCTACCAACTAGAAAACAGTTTGGATTATCTGCTGGAGTTCGGCTACTAAGATTACATTGTTGTGCAGTTTCACGATAACCAACTTGAACTTTACAACACCAACTAACACCTGGGTCAGGAAGAGCAGGAGTATAGGGAGTTTTAAGCCCACCAGTAATACTTTTAGCTTCTTTTTGTGATACAGAGAATTTTCCGAATTTTTCTTTTAAAGACTTCATAAAATAAACAATTGAGAGAAATACATAAAAATTAAAAATTGTTTTATTAGAAGTAGTAGCGATATTATAATTTACTCAAAGAAAATCTATTTCTTACTTTTTTAAATAGAAATTTAAAATTCATTTAAGTATGAACTCACATTAAAATTATTGAATAAGTATCAAGTTTTACAAACTTGTGAAACTTGATAGTAACTAAGCAAAACAAAAAATAGTTAGAAAATGAAATGTTATACAAATTTCAAACATATAAATAATTTTATCTTATTAGTCAGTTACAAAATATAAGAGAAAAAAATATTATACATTTACATGATAACATCTTATTGCATCTGGACGAGGAGGACTACAATCTTGATAAATTGGACCATTAAATCTTTGATAACTACAACAGCGTCTTACAGGTCCACGAGGTCCAACATATTCTCCCATTGCTGGAGTAGGTGGAGCTAATCCACCAGTAATATTTTTAGCTTCTTTTTGGGATACAGAGAATTTTCCGAATTTTTCTTTTAAAGACTTCATAAAATAAACAATTGAGTAGATACATAAAAATTAAAAATTGTTTTATTAGAAGTAGTAGCAGTATTGTTCGCACACATAAAATTAATGAATTGTCAATAATTTCATATCACAATACTACAAAAAGAAATATTATTATACAAATATCACAACTCCTTATTTTAATATAAAAACCATAACAATCTCATTTACAACTATTTGCAAAAAAAATAAATTTAAAAACATACTACCTTTTATGATAAAAAGATTTATATCAAATCTATATTCTTGAGAAGTTACAAGTGATTTTTATTCAAAAAATTATTGTCTTTATTTATAATTCATTGATTTGAGCTTCCAACTTTTCATATACTTTTTGCTCAAAAGTATTCTTTTTCGCTTTAGAGAGTTTTTGCAGTACTTTTTGAGCTTCTTCTTTTTCTTTGTTGTAATAAAAAACTTTTGCAGCAATAACGTGGTCTGCATAACTGTTAATATAACCTCTGCCAATCAAACCTTTCCAAATCAAACTCAGTCCTTTAATGGCTTCTGGTTTCTTATCTTCGTTTTCTAAATAATCAGCCGTATAAAGTGCAAAACTCCTCAATGGAATATTTATTTTTCCAAAAATATCACGTTTATAACCTTCTAACTTTTCTAAGTGATTATACTTAACTAAATATGTAGCAAATTTATCTAGTTCTTTGTGCTTATCATAAAATTGAATAGCAGTAGTATAAATCAAATAATCTACAAATCCATTTTTAATAGGTCTTTCAAAACCTTTTTCTCTGCTTTCCTTTTCTATTTTTTTAGAAAAATCAGTATAACGAGTAGTAATTTTTTCAAACTCTTCTATTTCTTGTGAAGTAAGCTTTTCTCGTTCTCCAATTTGATAAATAAGAGTATCTGTTTCGTCCATAAAAAATATTTCCTCTAAATAGCTCTCCAAAACCAACAAACTATCTCCATAACTCTTCTCAAATTTTGGTTTATTTTTTAGATAAAAAGTATATGCTATATCATTCCTAGACTTAGTTAAATTATTGAGTAAAAATTCAACTTCCTTTTTTGAAAAAATTTGATTTTTTTCTATACATTCTACATAATCAGATTGTACTTTTTGTATTTCTTCTTTCTCTTTTTTATCTATCAAATTAAAATAGGCTTCTACAAACTCTAACTGACAAGGATTTTTTTGATAGTCTATTTTGGCCTTTTCATACAAACGATTTTGCAACTCTTCTTTTTGAATAGTCTTTTGTTGCTGTTTTAGTTGTGTTATTTCTTGACCCAAATTTTTTAGCTCAATAGCATTCAAAAAACCTTCTTTTTTATAATTCAGATTTCCTTCAAAATCTATAAATAAAAATGTTGGATAAACTTCTACTTCATACTTTGAATTGAGAGGTTTTCCTGTTTCACTTTCCATATCAATTTTTAGATTGATAAAATTTTGATTAAAAACGCTTGCTACCGTCGAATCTGTAAAAACATTTCTATCCATTAGCTTACACGGTTTGCACCAACTTGTATAAGCATCAATAAAAATAATTTTGTTTTCTTTTTTGGCTTTTTGTAATGCTTTTTCAAAAGAAAGAGGTGTAAAAACTATGTTTTTACTTTTTTCAAAATTTGAGCTATTATTTTGAGCTGAAATAGAAAAAGTAATACTGAGAAACAAGAGAAAATAAGTTAATTTGAATTTCATACTAAAAGTAGTAAACGATTGAAGTGCTGAATAATTAATACTATTACATGTCATAATTCATAAGAAGGTAAACCTATTCTATTTCTTTAACTCCTCCAAAACTACCTGTTTAAGTTTATCTATATTTCCACCAAAACCTGTTTCTCTATGAACAATTTCGCCTTTTTTATTGATGACGATTTGAGTAGGAACTAAATTTACATCATAGACATCAGCTAGTTCCTTTGCATGTGGCAAGACTGAAAAACTAAACATTTCTTTCTGACGCTGTGCAAAACGCTGAACTACTAAGGGCGAATCTTTAGTAACAGCCAAGAAAATAATATCATCAGTTTGTGTTTCTCTCCATATTTTATTCAAAAAAGGAATTTCTTTTGCACATGGAAGACAATAGTTTGCCCAAAAATTAAGAACTACTACCCTTCCTTTCCAATCTGATAGTTTTATTTCATAACCAGACATATCTTTTATAGAAAAATCAGCAGCTAGTTTTTTTGGTTCTTGGTTTTTGTTTTCTACTCTCTCTTTTAGATTTTTTGCATAACTTTCAAAGCCTTTTTCTTGCTCTGTTTCTTTGAAAAGCACTTTGATTGAATCTAAAACTCTGTCGTCTTTTGTTTCTTGGTAGAGAGTTTCGTAGGTTTTTAGGGCTTCGTTGTGTTGATTTATTTTTTTTGGATATATGCTTTTCTATTTGAAATTTGTGAAATAAGTGTACTTTTAAAATTGTTGCTTATGTCTTTTCTATAAAAATAACTTGCACTATCTAGATATACTATCGCTTGTTCATATTTTTTTTCTACTTCATTAACTTCTGCTAATAGTTCGTATGCACCTCCAACATATGTGGACTTCTGTACTCCTTTTTCATAGTCTTCTTTTGAAAATGGATTATAGTGGATAAAAGAATCATCTAGAATTTCGTGCAAATTTTTTTCTGCTTCTATTCTTGCTACTCGTATATTTCCAATATCTAAATTTATTTTAGCAACACCTTTTTGAATTAAGAAATTTTCAGATTTAAATGTTTTTCTATGTATATATAAATTTTTTAATATATCTTCTTTTGAAAAAAAATTAGCATATATATTATCTTCGTACGCATCATCTATAGCAATTACACCTGTTATGGAGTTAGGATAATATTTTGCTATATTTTCTATTATTTGTGTATTAAACTTACCTACTTCTACATTATCTTTATTTATAACCTCTTCAGCAAACCAATAATCAGATAAGGCTTTATCCAATTCATACGAATTAATATGACTCTTATATAATTGTAATATAATCTGTTGAGCCTTTTTATACTCTCCAGAAAAGGCATATAATGTAGATAAAGCTCTCAAATCATTTGCACTTTCGCTGTTTACTTTACTTTCTACTATATTTAAGTACGATTTAGCAGAAGATTTTACTAAAGTATCTGCTACCTTTCCTAAGTAGTTTAAGTTAGCTAATTGAATCACACGGTTAGAATAAGCTGATAGATTATTTGGATAGTTAATAATTTCCCTATTGAAATAAACTGTATCAGCCATTTTATCATAAAAAGCATTTTGAACAGGTATTCCGTTTTTATTATATATCCTTACAATATATTCTTTCTTATCTTTATCACACAAAGTATAAAAAAAGCTTCTAAAATAAGTTGTGCCTTTAGGTACTGTAAAGCTTACTTTTTCATCAATAATAGTCTTATTTATAGTTTTACGATGGTGAGAGTTATTATAAAATATCGTCTGTAAATAGATAGAGTCTTTTCTACAATCTTCTATTTCTAACTTTAAACTATCTCGCAGAACATTTATAGTTATTTTTTGCTCTTCTAGTGCTGTAGAAGGAAACATATTATACCTATGTTCAGATTTCTCTATGCAAGAAGCAACTAGTAATATAAAAATTAGTAATAATTGAAGTTTCATACTTTAAAAAAAATAATATATAAGTGAGTTAGTCAGACTCACTTATGTATTTGTGTAACAAAATAGAGTTAGTGACAACCTGTACAAGAAGGACGTCTAGCACACCATTTGAGTGCTTCATTAGCATCTAAAAATTCCATTTTAGTTGCTCCTCCATTAGCACTACAACTTAAACCACCATTAACTTTAGCCATTTTCTCACTAGAAACAGCAAACTTTCCAAATTTTTTCTTTAACGAGTCCATAAAAATACGATTTAAAAGTTGTAATAAAAATTAATTATCAATTTTACAAAATAAGGCTTTAAAATACTTACTAAGTAAGTTTGATAACACAAATATCAAAAAAAAAAAAAACGATTTTTCCTAATTTATATTGATACTATTCTGAAATA contains:
- a CDS encoding thioredoxin family protein; translation: MKFKLTYFLLFLSITFSISAQNNSSNFEKSKNIVFTPLSFEKALQKAKKENKIIFIDAYTSWCKPCKLMDRNVFTDSTVASVFNQNFINLKIDMESETGKPLNSKYEVEVYPTFLFIDFEGNLNYKKEGFLNAIELKNLGQEITQLKQQQKTIQKEELQNRLYEKAKIDYQKNPCQLEFVEAYFNLIDKKEKEEIQKVQSDYVECIEKNQIFSKKEVEFLLNNLTKSRNDIAYTFYLKNKPKFEKSYGDSLLVLESYLEEIFFMDETDTLIYQIGEREKLTSQEIEEFEKITTRYTDFSKKIEKESREKGFERPIKNGFVDYLIYTTAIQFYDKHKELDKFATYLVKYNHLEKLEGYKRDIFGKINIPLRSFALYTADYLENEDKKPEAIKGLSLIWKGLIGRGYINSYADHVIAAKVFYYNKEKEEAQKVLQKLSKAKKNTFEQKVYEKLEAQINEL
- a CDS encoding peroxiredoxin family protein yields the protein MLFKETEQEKGFESYAKNLKERVENKNQEPKKLAADFSIKDMSGYEIKLSDWKGRVVVLNFWANYCLPCAKEIPFLNKIWRETQTDDIIFLAVTKDSPLVVQRFAQRQKEMFSFSVLPHAKELADVYDVNLVPTQIVINKKGEIVHRETGFGGNIDKLKQVVLEELKK